In Mastacembelus armatus chromosome 22, fMasArm1.2, whole genome shotgun sequence, a genomic segment contains:
- the foxa2 gene encoding forkhead box protein A2, protein MMLGAVKMEGHEHTDWSTYYGEPECYTSVGNMNTGLGMNSMNTYMSMSGMSTTANMTANSMNMSYVNTGMSPSMTGMSPGTGAMNGMGAGMTAMSAALSPSMSPMTAQPASMNALTSYTNMNAMSPIYGQSNINRSRDPKTYRRSYTHAKPPYSYISLITMAIQQSPSKMLTLAEIYQWIMDLFPFYRQNQQRWQNSIRHSLSFNDCFLKVPRSPDKPGKGSFWTLHPDSGNMFENGCYLRRQKRFKCEKKMAIKDSGRKGDGGSSNSSSESCNGNESPHSNSSSGDHKRSLSDMKTSQALSPEHAAASPVSQGQHLMSQHHSVLAHEAHLKPEHHYSFNHPFSINNLMSSEQQHHKMDLKTYEQVMHYSGYGSPMAGALSMGSMAGKAGLDSSPIPDTTYYQGVYSRPIMNSS, encoded by the exons ATGATGCTTGGAGCAGTTAAAATGGAAGGACACGAACACACCGACTGGAGCACCTACTACGGAGAGCCTGAG TGTTACACCTCGGTTGGCAACATGAACACGGGCCTGGGAATGAACTCTATGAATACCTACATGAGCATGTCCGGCATGAGCACCACCGCCAACATGACGGCCAACTCCATGAACATGTCATACGTCAACACGGGCATGAGTCCCTCGATGACCGGCATGTCACCGGGCACCGGAGCCATGAACGGCATGGGAGCAGGCATGACGGCCATGAGCGCAGCCCTGAGCCCCAGTATGAGTCCCATGACTGCACAGCCTGCGTCTATGAACGCCTTGACATCCTACACCAACATGAACGCCATGAGCCCCATATACGGACAGTCTAACATCAACAGGTCCAGAGACCCCAAGACCTACCGCAGGAGCTACACGCACGCCAAACCCCCGTATTCCTATATTTCTCTCATCACCATGGCCATCCAGCAGTCTCCCAGTAAGATGCTGACACTGGCCGAGATCTACCAGTGGATAATGGACCTCTTCCCTTTTTACCGACAGAACCAGCAGCGCTGGCAGAACTCCATTCGCCACTCGTTGTCGTTCAATGACTGTTTCCTCAAAGTACCCAGGTCGCCGGATAAACCCGGAAAAGGCTCCTTTTGGACTCTCCACCCAGACTCCGGGAACATGTTTGAGAACGGCTGCTATCTGAGGAGGCAGAAACGCTTCAAGTGCGAGAAGAAAATGGCCATTAAGGATTCCGGTCGCAAAGGAGACGGAGGCTCCTccaacagcagctctgaaaGCTGCAACGGCAACGAGTCCCCGCACTCCAACTCCTCATCCGGCGACCACAAAAGGTCCCTGTCGGACATGAAGACGAGCCAGGCCCTGAGCCCGGAGCACGCCGCCGCTTCTCCGGTGTCACAGGGGCAGCACCTCATGTCTCAGCATCACTCGGTCCTTGCGCACGAAGCGCACCTGAAGCCGGAGCACCACTACTCCTTCAATCACCCTTTCTCCATCAATAACCTCATGTCCTcggagcagcagcatcataaaATGGACCTAAAGACTTACGAGCAGGTGATGCATTACTCCGGCTACGGCTCCCCCATGGCCGGGGCTCTTTCCATGGGCTCCATGGCGGGGAAAGCCGGTCTGGATTCTTCACCCATACCTGACACAACTTATTACCAAGGCGTCTATTCCAGGCCAATCATGAACTCCTCATAA